From Cellulomonas chengniuliangii, the proteins below share one genomic window:
- a CDS encoding flavodoxin domain-containing protein has translation MRILVSVASRHGATQEIGGVVAEVLAGAGHEVDEIDPDDVGTLAPYAAVVLGSAVYDGRVGAALRELVDRQEGALQARPVWLFWSGPVGDEAPPPEPDDVTTIVRRTGAFMPRCFPGRLKPTDLGIDERAVVARIDPEPGDFRDLDDVRAWAASIAEQLVRPRGPGG, from the coding sequence GTGCGCATCTTGGTGAGCGTCGCGTCCCGCCACGGGGCGACGCAGGAGATCGGAGGCGTCGTCGCCGAGGTGCTGGCCGGGGCCGGGCACGAGGTCGACGAGATCGATCCGGACGACGTCGGCACGCTGGCGCCCTACGCCGCGGTGGTGCTCGGCTCGGCGGTGTACGACGGGCGGGTCGGCGCTGCGCTGCGCGAGCTGGTCGACCGCCAGGAGGGCGCGCTCCAGGCCCGGCCCGTCTGGCTGTTCTGGTCGGGGCCCGTGGGCGACGAGGCGCCTCCGCCGGAGCCTGACGACGTGACCACCATCGTGCGCCGCACCGGCGCCTTCATGCCGCGCTGCTTCCCCGGGCGGCTGAAGCCCACCGACCTCGGCATCGACGAGCGGGCGGTCGTGGCGCGGATCGACCCGGAGCCGGGCGACTTCCGGGACCTGGACGATGTCCGCGCCTGGGCGGCCTCGATCGCCGAGCAGCTGGTGCGCCCGCGAGGCCCCGGGGGCTGA
- a CDS encoding MarR family winged helix-turn-helix transcriptional regulator, whose amino-acid sequence MPWDQMGSSDMRDWPLGRLLSAAARRVEREWNSHLSHWDLNHASLPVLVHLMARPRSQRELANACGVTEQTMSRILARMQRNGHITRTAHASDKRRHVIAVTEAGRAAVAVAADPVPAEEMTTRGLSPEQIDQLRELLAIVATATADDALGARDGRAGAGPNGSSATLPDRGRAQD is encoded by the coding sequence ATGCCCTGGGACCAGATGGGCTCCTCCGACATGCGCGACTGGCCGCTCGGCCGCCTGCTCTCTGCCGCCGCGCGCCGCGTCGAGCGGGAGTGGAACAGCCACCTGTCGCACTGGGACCTCAACCACGCGAGCCTGCCCGTCCTGGTGCATCTGATGGCCCGCCCGCGCTCCCAGCGCGAGCTCGCCAACGCCTGCGGTGTGACCGAGCAGACGATGAGCCGTATCCTCGCGAGGATGCAGCGCAACGGGCACATCACGCGCACCGCCCACGCGAGCGACAAGCGCAGGCACGTCATCGCCGTCACCGAGGCGGGCCGCGCCGCCGTCGCAGTGGCCGCCGACCCGGTCCCCGCCGAGGAGATGACCACCCGCGGCCTCTCCCCGGAGCAGATCGACCAGCTGCGGGAGCTCCTCGCCATCGTCGCCACCGCGACGGCGGACGACGCCCTCGGAGCACGCGACGGCCGGGCAGGGGCGGGCCCGAACGGCTCGAGCGCGACGCTCCCGGACCGCGGGCGCGCGCAGGACTAG
- the lipB gene encoding lipoyl(octanoyl) transferase LipB translates to MQFVELDLGERLLPYQPTWDLQRSVHADVVAGEREDTVLLCEHEGVYTAGRRTASWDRPVDGSLVVDVDRGGRITWHGPGQLVGYPIVRLPQPVDVVRYVRALEEALIRACADLGLAAVRVEGRSGVWFPADEPAADGAPGRRARKVAAIGVRVARGVTMHGFALNCDADLGAFERIVPCGIPDADVTSLTLEAGRPVTISEALPLVRQRLAEVLEPILAAEQEAPAATA, encoded by the coding sequence ATGCAGTTCGTCGAGCTCGACCTGGGAGAGCGCCTCCTCCCCTACCAGCCGACTTGGGACCTCCAGCGCTCCGTGCACGCCGATGTCGTCGCGGGCGAGCGCGAGGACACCGTGCTGCTGTGCGAGCACGAGGGGGTTTACACCGCCGGGCGCCGGACGGCCTCGTGGGACCGCCCCGTCGACGGCTCACTGGTCGTCGACGTGGACCGGGGCGGCCGCATCACCTGGCACGGCCCTGGCCAGCTGGTGGGCTATCCCATCGTGCGCCTGCCGCAGCCGGTCGACGTGGTCCGCTACGTCCGGGCGCTCGAGGAGGCGCTGATCCGCGCCTGCGCCGACCTGGGCCTGGCCGCCGTGCGCGTCGAGGGGCGCAGCGGCGTCTGGTTCCCCGCCGACGAGCCCGCCGCCGACGGCGCCCCGGGACGCCGCGCGCGCAAGGTGGCCGCCATCGGGGTCCGGGTCGCACGAGGCGTGACGATGCACGGGTTCGCGTTGAACTGCGACGCCGACCTCGGGGCCTTCGAGCGCATCGTGCCCTGCGGGATCCCCGACGCCGACGTCACGTCCCTGACCCTCGAGGCGGGCCGGCCGGTCACGATCTCCGAGGCCTTGCCCCTGGTGCGCCAGCGGCTGGCCGAAGTGCTCGAGCCGATCCTCGCGGCCGAGCAGGAGGCGCCGGCCGCGACCGCCTGA